The Neochlamydia sp. S13 genome has a segment encoding these proteins:
- a CDS encoding glycine--tRNA ligase produces the protein MITFQEVLRRLSLFWEQQGCIIHQGYDLEVGAGTFNPATFLRCLGPEPYRAAYIEPSRRPADGRYGTNPNRLQHYFQYQVILKPSPSHIQDLYLKSLEAIGFNLSEHDIRFVHDDWEAPTLGAWGLGWEVWMDGMEVTQFTYFQCVGGLNLKPITGEITYGIERLAMYLQKVNNIFDLQWNEEITYKDIYHRNEVEWSHYNFENASTEMWFRHFNDFEKEAQALMAASLPLPAYDFVMKASHAFNILDARGAISVTERTGYIARIRNLTKQIAESYTKSREQLNYPLLGKFNSAPLSGNEEIIAPTLSKEEEIEMFDPNKKETFLLEIGSEELPASFVSLGCQNLEKTFKAFLNKEGIAHGDIKTYGTPRRLTLYVEDLPYLKPPQILEKKGPSLEQAYSIDGQLKPAGEGFFRSLGIPPISLATIREAPCGSVRIQQIKGIDYLFASMETPGIPTTQILAKNLPNLILSLDFPKKMRWGSLEISYARPLRWITCLHGTHIIPFSVGNIQAGRKSFGHRQLCPGAFALDKAQEYVEILKKHQVMVDMAEREHTIITALNKLEQSLQAKIICREAVIPQVLNLVEWPQVTYAYFNASFLNVPKEVLISEMVEHQKYFPVADAHGQLQNIFIITADNNPSDYIRAGNERVLSARLSDGAFLYEQGLKVSLDFYNEKLKQVTFQAHLGSVWDKVKRIVSHVEILQKLLNRGSLEKAKRAAWLCKADLASEMVYEFPNLQGTIGKYYALASGEDPEVAEALDEHWMPRGEHAPLPQTLTGTLVSLADKIDNLIGCYCVNLKPTSSSDPYALRRQALGVIKMLINGRYRLPLMEVFRQCLNHFPEALIKDKEHLLQEIEAFITNRIKSVFQEYELFKDEIEASLSSNFSDIYDTFCKAKSLHHFRQTNKKFPLLFEVYKRAKGQLANIPSTAFSKESLKENAEKNLNALLDQKQIQLTQAITSHDYDKAYELIADIQPALAQLFDEVKILADDLKLRDNRIALLQRVFDMFSQLLDFSKISEK, from the coding sequence ATGATTACCTTTCAGGAAGTTTTAAGACGTCTCTCGCTTTTTTGGGAACAGCAAGGGTGTATTATCCATCAAGGATATGATCTTGAAGTAGGAGCAGGGACCTTTAACCCTGCCACCTTTCTACGCTGCCTGGGTCCCGAGCCTTATCGTGCAGCTTACATTGAGCCCTCACGCCGCCCTGCAGATGGACGTTATGGAACCAATCCCAACCGGCTTCAACACTATTTTCAATACCAGGTGATTCTCAAGCCCTCACCCTCGCATATTCAGGATCTTTATCTAAAATCCTTAGAAGCTATTGGCTTTAACCTGAGTGAGCATGATATCCGCTTTGTTCATGATGATTGGGAGGCCCCTACACTTGGAGCTTGGGGATTAGGATGGGAAGTCTGGATGGATGGGATGGAAGTTACCCAATTTACTTATTTTCAATGCGTAGGAGGCCTCAATTTAAAGCCTATCACCGGTGAGATTACCTATGGCATTGAACGTTTGGCCATGTATCTACAAAAAGTCAATAACATCTTTGATTTACAATGGAATGAAGAGATTACCTATAAAGATATTTATCACCGTAATGAAGTCGAATGGAGCCATTATAATTTCGAAAATGCTTCAACCGAAATGTGGTTTCGACACTTTAATGATTTTGAAAAAGAGGCTCAAGCATTAATGGCTGCAAGCTTGCCGCTGCCCGCCTATGATTTTGTCATGAAAGCTTCGCATGCTTTTAATATTCTGGATGCACGTGGCGCCATTTCTGTTACTGAGCGAACAGGTTATATTGCACGTATACGTAATCTTACTAAGCAAATTGCAGAAAGTTATACAAAGAGCCGCGAACAGCTTAACTACCCGTTACTAGGCAAATTCAACTCTGCGCCTCTATCCGGAAATGAAGAGATTATAGCTCCTACTCTTTCTAAAGAAGAAGAAATCGAGATGTTTGATCCTAATAAAAAAGAGACTTTTCTTTTAGAAATTGGCTCCGAAGAGCTCCCCGCTTCATTTGTCAGCTTAGGCTGTCAAAATTTAGAGAAAACATTTAAAGCTTTTTTAAATAAAGAAGGTATCGCTCACGGAGATATTAAAACTTATGGGACTCCTCGTCGCCTGACCTTGTATGTTGAAGATCTTCCTTATCTTAAGCCCCCCCAAATCCTAGAAAAAAAAGGGCCCTCTTTAGAACAAGCCTATAGCATTGATGGGCAATTAAAACCAGCGGGTGAAGGTTTCTTTCGCTCTCTTGGCATTCCCCCTATTTCCTTGGCTACTATCCGTGAAGCTCCCTGCGGCTCCGTGCGCATTCAGCAAATCAAAGGAATCGATTATCTATTTGCCTCTATGGAAACACCAGGAATACCGACAACACAAATCTTAGCTAAAAACTTACCCAATCTCATTTTAAGTCTCGATTTTCCTAAAAAAATGCGCTGGGGTTCTCTTGAAATTTCTTACGCACGTCCTCTGCGCTGGATCACCTGCCTTCATGGCACTCACATCATTCCCTTTAGCGTAGGCAATATTCAGGCCGGTCGAAAATCCTTTGGGCATCGTCAGCTGTGCCCGGGGGCTTTTGCTCTTGATAAAGCCCAAGAGTATGTGGAAATTTTAAAGAAACATCAGGTGATGGTAGACATGGCGGAAAGAGAACATACTATCATTACTGCCCTAAATAAGCTAGAACAGTCCTTACAAGCAAAGATTATCTGCCGAGAGGCTGTCATCCCGCAAGTCTTGAACTTGGTGGAGTGGCCCCAAGTAACTTATGCCTACTTCAATGCCTCTTTTCTTAATGTTCCTAAAGAAGTGTTAATTTCTGAGATGGTGGAACATCAAAAATATTTTCCTGTTGCCGATGCTCACGGTCAACTGCAAAACATCTTTATTATCACCGCTGACAACAATCCTTCGGATTACATACGGGCCGGTAATGAGCGTGTCTTATCAGCTAGGCTCTCTGATGGAGCTTTTTTATATGAGCAAGGCTTGAAAGTCTCATTAGATTTTTACAATGAGAAGCTTAAACAAGTGACTTTCCAAGCCCACTTAGGGAGCGTATGGGATAAGGTTAAACGAATTGTTTCCCATGTAGAAATTCTACAAAAATTGCTTAACAGAGGCAGCTTGGAAAAAGCTAAACGAGCTGCTTGGTTATGTAAAGCCGATTTAGCCTCAGAAATGGTTTATGAATTTCCTAACCTACAAGGTACGATAGGAAAATATTATGCGCTAGCTTCAGGCGAGGATCCCGAGGTAGCCGAAGCCCTGGATGAACATTGGATGCCGCGAGGAGAACATGCTCCTTTACCCCAAACCCTTACAGGCACCTTAGTAAGCCTTGCTGACAAAATCGATAATTTAATTGGTTGCTACTGTGTAAATCTTAAGCCTACCTCTTCTAGTGATCCTTATGCGCTAAGGCGCCAGGCTCTCGGCGTGATTAAAATGCTTATTAATGGGCGCTACCGCTTACCCTTAATGGAGGTCTTCCGGCAATGTTTAAATCATTTCCCTGAAGCTCTAATAAAAGATAAAGAGCATTTATTACAAGAGATAGAAGCTTTTATTACCAATCGTATTAAATCAGTTTTCCAAGAATATGAACTTTTTAAAGATGAAATTGAAGCTTCTCTTTCTTCTAACTTTAGTGATATCTACGATACTTTTTGCAAAGCTAAATCCCTTCATCATTTCAGACAAACAAACAAAAAGTTCCCTCTTCTCTTTGAAGTCTATAAAAGAGCTAAAGGTCAGTTAGCAAACATCCCAAGTACAGCTTTTTCAAAAGAATCACTTAAAGAAAATGCTGAGAAAAACTTGAATGCTTTACTAGACCAAAAGCAAATACAACTCACTCAGGCAATTACCTCGCATGATTATGATAAAGCTTACGAATTAATTGCAGATATCCAACCAGCTTTAGCCCAGCTTTTTGATGAAGTTAAAATCTTGGCGGATGATCTAAAATTGCGAGACAACCGTATAGCTTTGCTGCAGCGCGTTTTTGACATGTTCTCTCAATTGCTAGACTTTAGTAAAATTAGTGAGAAATAG
- a CDS encoding DUF6444 domain-containing protein — protein sequence MMKPTYEDLFILVQHQSQMVFEQEQTIKRLEKRILELEKMLNLPPINSSKEPSSERKKNRHSPKRGAKP from the coding sequence ATGATGAAGCCCACCTATGAAGATCTTTTCATACTTGTCCAGCATCAGAGCCAAATGGTTTTTGAGCAGGAGCAGACGATTAAGCGCCTTGAAAAGCGCATTCTAGAGCTTGAAAAAATGCTAAATCTTCCTCCAATCAATAGCTCTAAAGAGCCCAGCTCTGAGCGAAAGAAAAATCGTCACTCTCCTAAAAGGGGAGCTAAGCCTTAA
- the cyoE gene encoding heme o synthase: MIKTYYMLTKPGIIAGNAVTTFGGFMLASKGPFNFWLFCLTLLGLSLVIASACVFNNYMDREIDKKMARTKDRALVKGLVSEKNALIYGTFLGLLGMGVLALYANFLTAMIALAGFLFYVVVYGLWKYRSSYGTVIGSLAGGVPPVVGYCAASNQLDLGAFLLFTIMVLWQMPHFFAITLYRLEDYAAASIPVLPLEKGIYATKIQMWLYIMAFIVATVMLTFMGYTGYAYLTVAVLMGLMWYVLCLKGFKSDNDKQWARQMFLFSIVVIMVECFMMAIDRV; the protein is encoded by the coding sequence ATCATTAAAACTTATTATATGTTGACTAAACCTGGCATCATAGCAGGTAATGCGGTAACAACTTTTGGCGGCTTTATGCTTGCTTCAAAAGGGCCTTTTAACTTCTGGTTGTTTTGTTTGACTCTGCTGGGTCTATCTTTAGTGATAGCCTCGGCATGCGTATTTAACAACTATATGGATCGAGAGATAGATAAGAAAATGGCGAGGACTAAAGATCGAGCGCTTGTTAAGGGTCTGGTCTCTGAAAAAAACGCGCTCATATATGGTACTTTTCTGGGTTTGTTAGGAATGGGCGTGTTAGCTTTGTATGCTAATTTTTTGACAGCTATGATAGCTCTAGCAGGTTTTTTATTTTATGTCGTCGTATATGGCCTATGGAAATATAGATCTTCTTATGGCACGGTGATAGGAAGCCTAGCAGGAGGCGTCCCTCCCGTGGTGGGTTATTGCGCGGCCAGCAATCAATTAGACTTAGGTGCTTTCCTCCTATTTACCATTATGGTCCTATGGCAAATGCCCCATTTCTTTGCAATTACCCTCTATCGCCTAGAGGATTATGCTGCCGCCTCCATTCCAGTTTTACCGCTTGAAAAGGGTATATACGCAACCAAAATACAAATGTGGCTATATATCATGGCTTTTATCGTGGCGACTGTGATGTTAACGTTCATGGGGTATACTGGCTATGCCTATTTGACTGTGGCTGTTCTGATGGGGTTAATGTGGTATGTGTTATGTTTAAAAGGTTTTAAAAGTGATAATGACAAGCAATGGGCCCGCCAAATGTTTTTATTTTCTATCGTAGTGATTATGGTCGAATGTTTCATGATGGCTATCGATAGGGTTTAA
- the rlmN gene encoding 23S rRNA (adenine(2503)-C(2))-methyltransferase RlmN — MTNFCDLTYSELVDWLETYEEKKFHARQLFEWVYKKSILDWDLMSNLSKPLREKLKKGLLLPTLQLVKVTPSTDLETYKFLWKLRDGNLVESVLICSGDRRTVCVSSQVGCPANCAFCASGKQGFFRNLRPGEIVEQIVQINHWLKQKEERVCHVVYMGMGEPLKNYEAVMKSIHLIIDEETLNISQRRITVSTVGIVDGIKRLSTENLKVNLVLSLHAPNQNIRKKIIPYARKYPLEDILAAMDEYSMKTKRDITYEYTLIAGINDHPDHAHELAHLLKGKQCTVNLIPYNPIPNVRLQRPDRKAIKEFRSVLFGCKIVNTCRYTKGDDIAAACGQLAMQQQNLQKPALAMMPE; from the coding sequence ATGACAAATTTTTGTGACCTAACCTATTCAGAACTTGTAGATTGGCTAGAAACTTATGAGGAAAAAAAGTTTCATGCACGCCAGCTTTTTGAATGGGTGTATAAAAAATCGATCCTGGATTGGGATTTGATGTCTAACCTGAGTAAGCCTCTGCGTGAAAAGCTAAAAAAAGGCTTGTTGCTGCCTACCTTGCAATTGGTAAAAGTTACCCCTTCCACAGACTTAGAAACTTATAAATTTCTCTGGAAGTTAAGGGATGGTAATCTGGTCGAATCTGTACTGATTTGCTCTGGTGATCGTCGTACAGTTTGTGTTTCCTCGCAAGTAGGATGTCCTGCTAACTGCGCCTTTTGCGCTTCAGGAAAACAAGGTTTTTTTCGTAATCTCCGACCTGGGGAAATTGTAGAGCAGATCGTGCAAATTAACCATTGGTTAAAGCAAAAAGAAGAACGTGTTTGTCATGTGGTTTACATGGGAATGGGTGAGCCCCTTAAAAACTATGAGGCCGTGATGAAATCCATTCATTTGATCATTGATGAGGAAACTCTTAACATCTCTCAAAGAAGAATTACAGTCTCTACGGTAGGAATTGTGGATGGAATCAAGCGTTTAAGCACAGAAAATCTTAAAGTTAATTTGGTTCTTTCTCTTCATGCTCCTAATCAAAATATTCGCAAAAAAATTATTCCGTATGCACGCAAATATCCTTTAGAAGATATTTTAGCTGCTATGGATGAATATAGCATGAAAACGAAGCGCGATATTACCTATGAATATACTCTGATTGCGGGCATCAATGATCATCCTGATCATGCGCATGAATTGGCTCATCTATTAAAAGGCAAACAATGTACAGTTAATTTAATTCCCTATAATCCTATTCCAAATGTGAGGCTGCAGAGGCCTGATAGAAAAGCGATTAAAGAATTTAGAAGCGTTTTGTTTGGATGCAAGATCGTTAACACTTGCCGTTACACCAAAGGTGATGACATTGCAGCAGCCTGTGGGCAATTGGCAATGCAGCAGCAAAATTTACAAAAGCCTGCCTTAGCGATGATGCCAGAGTAA